The DNA window CGCGTCTTGATCCCGACCTTTCCGAGCTGCTCCATCACGATTTCGTTGCGGCGCACCGAGTCTTGGTCATTGTTGCCACCAAACACAATTTCGATGTTGGAGAGGCCTGACTCTGCAACCAGTTTGCGTGCACGCTCGGGATCAAAGGGGTACAGGCCCACCAGTGATTTGTCGTAGGCCCAGTGGGCCGATGGAAGTTGCATGTGCGCGATTTCGCCCAGGCCTCCCATACCGGCCTTCAAGAAGGCGTCGCGGTCGATGGCAAAGTTGATGGCTTGACGCACCTTGAGGTTACTGAGTGCACCACGCGCGAAGTTGAAGTAAATCTGATGCAGGTACAGCGTGGGGCCCGTGACGAATTTCAAATTTTTGGCACGGTCGATGATTGGTTTGTAGCGTGCAGACAAGGAATGCACAAAATGGTTCTGGTTGGCCACTACCGAGCGCAACGCCGTAGCGTTGTCTACGATGATGTTGAATTCGATGCCGTCCACATAGGGCTGATCAGCGCGCCAATATTGTTCGTGCCGCACCAACGTCACGTTTTGACCGTCGGCCCATTTGACGAATTTCCAAGGGCCGGCGCCCACTGGCTTGCGGTCGTGGTCCGCGCCCAGTTCGCGCACAGCCTTGGGCGACACCATCATGCCGGCACGGTCCGACAAGGAGGCGGGCAGGGTGTAATCCGGCTGGTTCAGCGATACCTTGACCTGCAGGGGGCCTGTCACTTCAACCTGAGAAATGTTGGCGAGGTCTGCCTTGAGGTTGGAGCGCGCGTCCTGGCGATTCCGGTCAAGATTGAACTTCACGGCTTGCGCGTCGCACGCAGTGCCATCGTGGAATTTCACCCCGGGGCGCAGCGTTAACACCATGGTGCGTGGATCTGGAAATGCCCACTCTGCAAGGCCAGGCTTGGTCTGCAGAGTCTTGTAGTCCCACTCCACCAAGGTGTCATAAAGAGTCCACAGGTAGGCGTGGTCGGTTCCTGCTCCTCCGGTGGCCGGATCCAGGCTCGAGGGATTGACCAGCGCGGCCACCTTCAGAACGCCGCCTTTTTGGCGTGCAGCCTGCGCCCAGACGGGCATGCTTGCTCCGCCCGCCATGGCAGCGCTGGCTGCCAGCATGGACGCCAGGGCGCGTCGCCGCGCAGGGTCAAAGGCATGGGACGGCGTAGTGTGCAAGATGTCTGTTTTCACTTTTTGTCTCCTGGGGTCGGTTGAAAGTCAAATAGCAGGCAAGGGATCGGCCTGGGCGATGTGGCAAGCAACCCAATGCCCGGGCTTCAATTCGTTCCAGGCGGGTACTTGTTCTGCACAAACAGGCAGCGCATGGGGGCAACGGGTGCGGAAAACGCATCCCGAGGGAGGCGCAACCGGGCTTGGAATGTCGCCATTCAAGGCCATGCGCTGTTCCTGTCGCATCGATGCAGGCAAAGGCACAGGTTCGGCCGACAACAACGCCTGTGTGTAGGGATGCAACGGGGCATGTGCCACGGATTCAGCGGGTCCCATTTCCATGAAGCGGCCCAGGTACATCACCGCCACGCGGTCGCTGATGTGCGCAACTACGGAAAGGTCATGGGTGATGAAAACGTAGGTCAGCCCCAGTTCACGCTGTAGTTCAGCAAACAGGTTGAGCACTTCACCGCGAATGGACACGTCCAGCGCGGCCACGACTTCATCACAAACGAGGAGCCGAGGATGCAGGGTGAGCGCACGGGCGATATTGGCGCGTTGCTTCTGTCCACCAGAGAGCTGGTGGGGGTATCGATCGGCATGCGCCGCTGAAAGCCCCACACGCTCCAGTGCCTGTTGGGCCGCTTGATGGCATGCCTGTCGTGTCAGTGTGCCCGTCACCAGTAAGGGCTCGGCCACTGATTCGCCAATCTTCATGCGGGGATTGAGCGAGGCGTTCGGGTCTTGAAAAATGATCTGGAATTGCCTGCGCTCCACGCGCAATTGCGCCGCAGTGAGTGTGGTTGGATCCACACCAGCATGGGCAATGCGCCCGCGTGTGGGCGCTACCAAGGACACCAATGCCCGGCCCAGTGTGGTCTTGCCGGAACCAGATTCCCCAATGATGCCGAAAGTTTCCCCGGCGCCAACATCAAAACTCACCCCGTTGACCGCCTTGAGCGTCTGGCGCGTACCTTTCAATGCAAACTCCACCTGCAGGTCATGTACTTGCAAAAGGGGTACGCCGTTCATGGACTGGGTTCCATTCGGTGCGCTCATGGCGTGATCACTCCGGGCAACGTCAGTTGTGGGGCACGGATGCAGCGCACCAGGCTGCCCTTCCCCTCGAGCGCCACCAACGATTGAGGCTGCTGGCATTCAGCCTGGGCGTGCAGGCAACGTGTTTGAAAGCGGCATCCTGCAATCTCGTCCTGGGGTGCTGGCACACGCCCGGCCACGAAACCCAGCGGCGCCTTTCGTTTGGAAAAGCGCGGCAGTGAGCGCAGCAAGCCGGACGTGTAGGGATGCCGTGGCTCCAATAAGACGCTGTCAACCTGCGCGTCTTCAACCACTTCACCTGCGTACATGGTCACCATGCGCGTGCAGGTCTCTGCAACCACGCCCAAGTCATGCGTGATAAACAGAAGCGCCGTTCCAGTGCGTTCGCTGAGGTCGCGCAGCAAGGCCGTGATTTGGGCCTGTACCGTTACATCGAGCGCTGTAGTGGGTTCATCTGCAATCACCAGACGGGGCTCACAGATCAAAGCCAT is part of the Simplicispira sp. 125 genome and encodes:
- a CDS encoding oligopeptide/dipeptide ABC transporter ATP-binding protein encodes the protein MSAPNGTQSMNGVPLLQVHDLQVEFALKGTRQTLKAVNGVSFDVGAGETFGIIGESGSGKTTLGRALVSLVAPTRGRIAHAGVDPTTLTAAQLRVERRQFQIIFQDPNASLNPRMKIGESVAEPLLVTGTLTRQACHQAAQQALERVGLSAAHADRYPHQLSGGQKQRANIARALTLHPRLLVCDEVVAALDVSIRGEVLNLFAELQRELGLTYVFITHDLSVVAHISDRVAVMYLGRFMEMGPAESVAHAPLHPYTQALLSAEPVPLPASMRQEQRMALNGDIPSPVAPPSGCVFRTRCPHALPVCAEQVPAWNELKPGHWVACHIAQADPLPAI
- a CDS encoding ABC transporter substrate-binding protein, with amino-acid sequence MKTDILHTTPSHAFDPARRRALASMLAASAAMAGGASMPVWAQAARQKGGVLKVAALVNPSSLDPATGGAGTDHAYLWTLYDTLVEWDYKTLQTKPGLAEWAFPDPRTMVLTLRPGVKFHDGTACDAQAVKFNLDRNRQDARSNLKADLANISQVEVTGPLQVKVSLNQPDYTLPASLSDRAGMMVSPKAVRELGADHDRKPVGAGPWKFVKWADGQNVTLVRHEQYWRADQPYVDGIEFNIIVDNATALRSVVANQNHFVHSLSARYKPIIDRAKNLKFVTGPTLYLHQIYFNFARGALSNLKVRQAINFAIDRDAFLKAGMGGLGEIAHMQLPSAHWAYDKSLVGLYPFDPERARKLVAESGLSNIEIVFGGNNDQDSVRRNEIVMEQLGKVGIKTRFIAAPVAEAASQFFGSEKKTDALLSAWTGRPDPSMSYGSLYGTSAYFNAGRTEISPEFTKLLQESRARETLADRQRVFSSIQRTVMEGAYVAPLVFQVEVAAAAPQVRDFVPNLLGKPKFNDVWLAS